A stretch of the Hypomesus transpacificus isolate Combined female unplaced genomic scaffold, fHypTra1 scaffold_61, whole genome shotgun sequence genome encodes the following:
- the LOC124465903 gene encoding porphobilinogen deaminase-like, with protein MDSVNRNVVKKGGQTHKDGIEASRVIRIGTRQSQLARIQTNYVAEKLKTLYPDVHLEIVALSTIGDIIQDPALPKIEVKVLFTKDLDDALKKNEVDLVVHSMKDLPTILPTGFTIGAVLQRENPLDAVVLHPKNAGLTLDTLPSESVIGTSSVRRAAQLKKRFPHLKFKQIQGELDIHLKNLDEKEDYAAIVQAVAGLKRTGREGRVSQILEPDDCMYAVGQGALAVKVRAQDNDILKMVSSLHHPDTVLRCIAERAFLKHLEGGCSVPVAVHTEIKDLMLSMTGAVFSFDGAESLKENMQTSVDPGNQVKKPADTQHVGITARNMPQSSQDAAEKLGVNLATRLLSKGAMEIPTTARLLNEAR; from the exons ATGGACAGCGTGAACAGGAACGTGGTGAAGAAGGggggacagacacacaag GATGGAATTGAAGCGAGCCGAGTCATCAGAATCGGGACTAGGCAGAGCCAG CTGGCCCGTATCCAGACAAACTATGTGGCTGAAAAACTCAAGACTCTGTATCCAGATGTCCATCTGGAAATAG TTGCCCTATCCACAATTGGTGACATAATCCAGGACCCTGCTTTACCAAAG ATTGAAGTGAAAGTTCTTTTTACTAAAGATCTGGATGATGCTTTGAAGAAGAATGA GGTAGACCTTGTAGTGCACTCTATGAAAGATCTTCCAACTATTCTGCCGACAGGGTTTACTATTGGAGCTGTGCTTCA ACGTGAAAACCCCCTTGATGCAGTGGTGCTTCATCCAAAGAATGCTGGACTCACTCTGGACACTTTGCCAAGTGAGAG TGTGATTGGGACAAGCTCTGTGCGCCGGGCTGCCCAACTGAAGAAGAGGTTTCCCCACCTGAAGTTTAAGCAAATT CAAGGTGAACTCGACATTCATCTTAAGAATCTGGATGAGAAGGAAGACTACGCTGCCATCGTCCAAGCAGTAGCAGGCCTGAAGAGGACGGGCCGGGAGGGACGAGTCAGTCAG ATTCTGGAACCTGATGACTGTATGTATGCTGTTGGCCAG GGGGCCCTGGCAGTAAAGGTGCGTGCGCAGGATAATGACATCCTGAAGATGGTTTCCAGCCTGCACCACCCAGATACAGTGCTCCGCTGCATTGCAGAGCGTGCTTTCCTCAAACACCTG GAGGGAGGTTGCAGCGTACCAGTTGCCGTTCACACAGAAATAAAGGATTTAATG CTCTCTATGACTGGGGCAGTGTTTAGCTTTGATGGCGCAGAAAGCTTGAAGGAAAACATGCAGACCAGTGTGGACCCTGGGAACCAG GTTAAAAAGCCAGCAGACACCCAGCATGTTGGCATAACTGCCCGAAACATGCCACAGTCTTCCCAGGATGCAGCAGAGAAGCTGGGAGTAAACCTGGCTACTCGCCTGCTCAGTAAAGGAGCCATGGAAATTCCGACTACTGCTCGGCTGCTCAATGAGGCCCGTTGA
- the LOC124465886 gene encoding protocadherin Fat 4 yields MENPRPYNTRIMSLRWILLLSASLCTHGVRGTSIDFPGASSINCDAGSDGIVGPVEEGYSGNVEVVTGIPADTTVRLVPHLFPDHVMFLELAYSPGDTTATVRTKMELDADALKSTAGQLFYSIMCVNLGKLNNTRTLTITDLNDNSPIFEQKEYSTTVSEAHPLNTDVLKVKAVDADVTSANNRISYSIVPPISLDFDVRNDGGVTLIKRLNYNTAKNYNITIKAEDNGGLSDTTTVLIEVTDFDNMNPYFDHALYKAFIQEEQTGAFSIILPDAIKAQDGDTGINMTVVYSISAVTPSKYLNNFDINENSGVISVVTGLDREEIGEVTISIKAAQEDDSFKTANAVVTVTIEDTNDNPPVFDKSSYHATLLENSPTGTVVFRVKVTDLDEGGFNGTLRLPESVPFSVSLDGTVTVKTSTELDREIFGNFIFQIEAQEADAPNRVVSADVNVTLLDENDNTPLFGSSKYEGKVFRNQTEGMLVVTVEATDPDAGLNGQVKYSIDLGNQEGYFSINDTSGEIRLIKTIPLEENKLLEFSLYVAARDGGVVSRSSSVLVEVLAPGDSKPQFLQSSYHGSVEEEREPGFTILKVGFISVASVVPVTLQVLTDTETFAIDSNGIFTTKVKLDYETQTNYSVGISISDGTNIDEATVEVQVIDINDNSPVFSSSSVTHNVSEDTYVGTDLINMTATDSDDGFNGHVRYSIQGGEGKFSIDPESGLVSLTGALDRETQAKYSLKVEAQDQGRPIRSATASLLIQVSDVNDNSPRFTKSEYQVEVLETASTGTALVNLTAVDEDEGLNGRISYSIVAQDPPSTPAVFELDSSTGVLQLAQGLDYESVMGYSLTVKAEDGGTPPLEGLTTVVVRVKDVNENPPRFSQESYDVAVSENLPGGSSIVTMEVTDMDEGGFSNGHFVFTSDIFDINKQGVVSLKTDATLDRETKASYLLQVTAVDQPVDGLNSTAQLNITVLDYNDNTPQFIDLPDPIFVPEGEYSASTPGEVLRIMATDSDMGANAEVTISLSSPSTLFRFREDGTLLVVGPLDRETRDVYELVIAASDNGTPRRQNITTIRLSVTDMNDNTPVFSASIYSKSILVKDAKVGDVVLTLLATDEDIGNNSLITYSFSAGNFTYLSLNDKTGVVTTASDLADVTRDTALDFTVMAQDHGLPPLNSTARGLVSLKTVSLSEGVAFGSPSYNFSVAENQPEGAAVGVVKASPGSSLYEISYVLMTHTDLFTIDPQGALLTKETLDKESQDWYILEVKAVDTRIPPTSAVALVRVEVEDVNEAPKFIDGTYQAKIFSIAPYKYPVVQVKATDPDSGDSERLQYSMSEPSSYFDVDPSTGQVYVVSAVGLAGQTTTLTMKATDPLGLQDTVMVQVNVQGSASSDVVVISLNQAANLVEKKIPEMEESLGRALGWTVRVIRVSSSNGGEAESRKLRNKIKTFVSIVATDGTDKVIPAEEIKKKLQSESATVKAELEKVFGAGLEHDLQEDPVEASDNQAIVIALGVLLGLSMLGLLLIGTYTIVKFIRRKKNAEDSDRESFAIDNSSYTNQDRKTSGKVNPVWSSHGTEKKAELMFDSQNKDRKSDDSQTSTL; encoded by the exons ATGGAAAACCCTCGACCATACAACACAAGGATAATGTCTTTAAGATGGATAttacttctctctgcctctctatgtACCCATGGTGTCAGAGGTACTTCTATAG ATTTTCCAGGTGCATCATCAATAAACTGTGATGCCGGTTCAGATGGGATTGTGGGGCCTGTGGAAGAGGGCTATTCAG GGAACGTGGAAGTTGTAACTGGCATTCCAGCTGATACCACTGTGAGGCTGGTTCCCCATCTGTTTCCTGATCACGTTATGTTTCTGGAGCTAGCTTATTCACCTGGGGATACAACTGCAACTGTCCGCACCAAAATGGAACTAGATGCAGATGCACTAAAAAGC ACCGCGGGACAATTATTCTATTCAATCATGTGTGTGAACCTGGGAAAG CTAAACAACACTCGAACGCTCACAATCACCGATCTAAATGACAACAGTCCGATATTTGAGCAGAAGGAGTACAGCACGACGGTTTCTGAG GCACATCCACTAAACACAGACGTTctcaaagtcaaagctgtggATGCAGATGTCACCTCAGCAAACAACAGAATATCGTATTCCATAGTG CCACCCATATCCCTGGACTTTGATGTGCGTAATGATGGAGGAGTGACGCTGATCAAACGTCTGAACTACAACACAGCCAAAAACTACAACATTACCATAAAGGCAGAG GACAATGGAGGTTTGAGCGACACGACGACTGTGCTTATCGAGGTGACAGACTTTGATAACATGAACCCCTATTTTGACCACGCGCTTTACAAAGCTTTCATACAGGAGGAACAA ACAGGAGCATTCTCCATTATTCTGCCAGATGCCATAAAAGCTCAAGATGGCGACACTGGTATCAACATGACGGTAGTCTACAGTATCAGTGCAG TAACTCCAAGCAAGTACCTGAATAATTTTGACATTAATGAAAACAGTGGGGTCATCTCTGTTGTGACCGGACTGGACAGAGAAGAGATAGGGGAAGTCACTATCAGCATTAAG GCAGCACAGGAGGACGACAGTTTTAAAACGGCCAATGCTGTGGTGACTGTCACCATTGAGGATACCAATGACAACCCCCCTGTGTTTGACAAATCCAGCTACCATGCAACACTGTTGGAGAATTCACCGACAGGCACTGTTGTTTTCAGAGTAAAAGTCACTGACCTGGATGAG GGTGGATTTAATGGAACTCTTCGGCTTCCAGAATCAGTGCCTTTCTCTGTCAGCTTAGATGGCACTGTCACAGTCAAAACCTCCACTGAACTGGACAGAGAAATTTTTGGAAACTTCATCTTTCAG ATCGAAGCGCAAGAAGCGGACGCGCCCAACCGTGTTGTGTCAGCTGATGTCAATGTAACTCTACTGGACGAGAATGACAACACTCCACTTTTTGGGAGTTCCAAGTATGAGGGCAAGGTGTTTCGAAACCAGACTGAGGGAATGCTAGTTGTCACG GTCGAAGCAACGGACCCGGATGCTGGTCTAAATGGACAGGTCAAGTATAGCATAGACTTGGGGAACCAAGAGGGCTATTTCTCTATCAATGACACTTCCGGAGAGATCCGGCTAATTAAAACCATTCCCTTGGAGGAGAACAAGCTTCTAGAGTTTTCTCTATATGTGGCAGCCAGAGATG GGGGAGTAGTGTCTCGTTCCTCGTCAGTGCTGGTGGAGGTGTTGGCCCCAGGGGATTCCAAACCCCAGTTTCTACAGAGTAGTTACCATGGCAGcgttgaggaggagagagagccaggatTTACCATCCTCAAG GTGGGCTTCATATCAGTGGCATCAGTAGTCCCTGTGACACTTCAGGTCCTCACCGACACTGAAACATTCGCTATAGACTCAAATGGCATATTCACCACCAAGGTGAAACTGGACTACGAGACCCAAACTAACTACTCTGTCGGAATCTCCATCTCAGATGGCACCAACATCGATGAGGCAACTGTCGAGGTCCAAGTCATTGACATCAATGACAACAGTCCCGTTTTCAGTTCCAGTTCTGTCACACATAATGTCTCCGAAGATACATATGTGGGAACCGATCTGATCAACATGACCGCCACTGATTCAGACGATGGCTTCAATGGACATGTCCGTTACTCCATACAAGGTGGGGAAGGGAAGTTCTCTATAGACCCGGAATCAGGTCTAGTATCCCTGACCGGTGCGTTAGACAGAGAAACTCAGGCTAAGTATAGCCTAAAGGTGGAGGCCCAAGACCAGGGTCGTCCAATACGATCAGCTACCGCTTCTTTGCTCATCCAAGTGTCCGACGTCAATGACAATTCTCCGCGGTTTACCAAGTCGGAATATCAAGTTGAGGTCTTGGAAACTGCTTCGACGGGAACTGCTCTCGTCAACCTAACAGCTGTAGACGAGGACGAAGGGTTGAACGGGAGAATATCCTACAGCATTGTCGCACAAGATCCTCCCTCGACCCCCGCGGTCTTTGAGTTGGACTCTTCCACTGGTGTTCTGCAGCTGGCCCAAGGTCTGGACTATGAGTCTGTGATGGGGTACAGCCTAACTGTAAAAGCTGAAGATGGAGGGACTCCCCCGCTGGAAGGGTTGACCACCGTGGTGGTGAGGGTAAAGGATGTGAATGAGAATCCCCCACGGTTCAGTCAAGAGAGCTACGACGTTGCAGTCTCTGAGAACCTCCCGGGCGGATCGTCCATCGTCACCATGGAGGTCACCGATATGGATGAG GGTGGATTCTCCAATGGACACTTTGTCTTCACCAGCGATATCTTTGACATCAATAAACAAGGCGTTGTTTCGCTTAAGACAGATGCCACgttggacagagagacaaaggctAGCTACCTTTTACAG GTTACAGCAGTGGACCAGCCTGTGGATGGACTGAACTCTACAGCCCAGCTCAACATTACCGTCCTGGACTACAATGACAACACCCCCCAGTTCATTGACCTTCCTGACCCAATCTTTGTACCAGAGGGGGAATACTCAGCCTCAACCCCAGGAGAGGTGCTCCGTATCATGGCCACGGACAGTGACATGGGAGCCAACGCTGAAGttaccatctccctctcctcacccagcaCGCTCTTTCGATTCAGAGAG GACGGGACCTTGCTGGTTGTGGGTCCGCTAGATCGAGAGACCAGGGACGTTTATGAGCTAGTCATTGCTGCCTCAGATAATGGGACACCCCGGAGACAG AACATCACAACTATCAGACTGAGTGTCACAGACATGAATGACAACACACCAGTGTTCAGTGCCTCCATCTACTCAAAAAGCATCCTGGTAAAAGACGCTAAAGTGGGGGATGTGGTGTTGACACTTTTGGCAACAGATGAGGACATCGGCAACAACTCACTCATTACTTACAG TTTTTCTGCAGGCAACTTTACTTATCTATCCCTGAATGATAAGACGGGAGTTGTAACCACAGCATCTGACCTTGCTGATGTCACAAGGGACACGGCTCTTGATTTCACGGTCATGGCGCAGGATCACGGACTGCCACCCTTGAATTCCACAG CTCGTGGTCTGGTCTCCTTGAAGACTGTCAGCCTCAGCGAAGGTGTGGCCTTTGGGAGCCCCTCCTACAACTTCAGCGTTGCCGAAAACCAGCCGGAAGGGGCCGCAGTGGGGGTGGTGAAGGCATCGCCTGGCAGCAGCCTCTATGAAATCTCTTACGTCCTcatgacacacactgacctgtttACCATAGACCCTCAGGGAGCTCTCCTCACGAAAGAGACGCTCGACAAGGAAAGCCAGGATTGGTACATCCTGGAAGTGAAAGCAGTAGACACGAGGATTCCCCCTACCTCTGCAGTTGCATTG GTTAGGGTGGAGGTTGAGGATGTGAACGAGGCCCCAAAGTTTATTGATGGAACCTACCAAGCAAAGATCTTCAGCATTGCCCCATACAAGTATCCTGTGGTACAGGTTAAG gCCACAGACCCTGACAGTGGTGACAGTGAGCGTCTGCAGTACAGTATGTCAGAGCCCAGTTCCTACTTTGACGTGGACCCCTCCACTGGTCAGGTGTATGTGGTGTCAGCGGTGGGACTGGCAGGACAGACAACCACTTTGACCATGAAAGCTACAGACCCTTTGGGCCTACAAGACACAGTGATGGTCCAG GTGAACGTCCAGGGAAGTGCCAGCAGTGACGTAGTGGTCATCTCTCTCAACCAAGCCGCTAACTTAGTGGAGAAGAAAATCCCTGAGATGGAAGA GTCTTTAGGGAGAGCGCTGGGCTGGACCGTGAGGGTCATCAGGGTCTCCAGCTCTAACGGAGGAGAGGCTGAATCAAGAAAATTGAGAAACAAAATCAAGACGTTTGTCAGCATAGTTGCCACAGATGGCACAGACAAAGTCATCCCTGCTGAGGAGATTAAAAA GAAGCTGCAAAGTGAAAGTGCCACTGTGAAGGCAGAACTTGAGAAGGTGTTTGGGGCGGGGCTCGAGCACGACTTGCAGGAAGATCCGGTGGAAGCTTCTGATAACCAGGCCATCGTCATCGCCCTGGGAGTCCTTCTGGGGCTGAGCATGCTGGGATTGCTTCTGATAGGGACATACACAATTGTCAA GTTCATAAGGAGGAAAAAAAATGCAGAGGATTCAGACAGGGAGAGCTTTGCCATTGACAATTCCAGTTATAC AAACCAAGACAGAAAGACCTCAGGAAAGGTAAACCCG GTTTGGAGCTCACATGGCACTGAAAAGAAGGCTGAGCTCATGTTTGACAGCCAGAACAAGGACAGGAAAAGTGACGACAGTCAAACATCTACTCTCTAA